A DNA window from Arachis hypogaea cultivar Tifrunner chromosome 18, arahy.Tifrunner.gnm2.J5K5, whole genome shotgun sequence contains the following coding sequences:
- the LOC112769914 gene encoding very-long-chain aldehyde decarbonylase CER1 has protein sequence MASKPGILTHWPWKPLGTFKWVILAPWIAHSTYSFLVKDPKERDLLYFLLFPLVMIRILHHQIWITLSRYLTAKGKNRIVDRSIDFEQVDRESTWDDLILLNGIMSYIVYMVSPEASHLPLWRMDGAVLVLVLHVGPVEFLYYWFHRALHHHFLYSRYHSHHHSSIVTEPITAVVHPFAENMAYSLLFAIPLYTAVITRTLSITTLFGYITYIDFMNNMGHCNFEFIPKPFFSIFPFFKYLIYSPTFHSLHHTQFRTNYSLFMPIYDYIYGTMDKSTDTRYEMSLLMKKEKERVDVVHLTHFTTLNSIYHLRLGFSSLASRPQSSSNWYLYFMCPITLSFAMLACFFGQTFVAETSVFKMLNMQTWVIPRFHSQYLNKYQRKTLNRLIEDAILEAEKNGVKVLSLGLLNQGDKLNKYGELYIKSNTNLKIKIVDGSSLVVAIVVNSIPKEATQILICGKFNKVSYAIANALCERGIKITTIYNDDYERLQSRISTNFKKNLVFPGSCAAKIWLVGDQFNEAEQKMAPKGTLFIPFSQFSPKKLRKDCFYHITPSMEIPSSLLNVHSCENWLPRRVLSAWRIAGIMHALEGWDVNECGDMMFSIHKIWEASLQYGFRPLKINHPCFNP, from the exons ATGGCGTCCAAACCTGGCATACTCACTCACTGGCCATGGAAGCCTCTTGGAACTTTTAAG TGGGTAATTTTGGCACCATGGATTGCACACAGCACCTACTCTTTTCTCGTGAAAGATCCAAAGGAGAGGGaccttctttactttcttctgTTCCCGTTGGTGATGATCAGAATTCTACACCACCAAATTTGGATCACACTTTCTCGCTATCTTACTGCCAAAGGCAAAAACAGAATTGTTGACCGGAGCATTGACTTTGAACAAGTTGATCGAGAAAGCACTTG GGATGACCTAATCTTGCTAAATGGGATTATGAGTTACATAGTTTACATGGTATCTCCAGAAGCTTCACACTTACCCTTATGGAGAATGGATGGTGCAGTTTTGGTGTTAGTGCTTCATGTGGGACCAGTAGAGTTTCTTTATTACTGGTTTCACAGAGCACTTCATCACCACTTCCTTTACTCTCGATATCATTCTCACCACCATTCTTCCATTGTTACAGAACCTATTACTG CTGTGGTCCATCCTTTTGCCGAAAATATGGCGTATAGTCTACTATTCGCAATTCCTCTATACACAGCAGTTATAACGAGGACATTATCCATAACAACTCTCTTTGGTTATATTACATATATCGACTTCATGAACAATATGGGTCACTGCAATTTTGAGTTCATTCCCAAGCCCTTCTTTTCCATCTTCCCCTTCTTCAAATATCTCATCTATTCACCAAC GTTCCACTCACTGCACCACACTCAATTTCGAACTAACTACTCACTGTTCATGCCCATATATGATTACATTTATGGAACCATGGATAAAAGTACGGACACAAGATATGAAATGTCATtattaatgaaaaaagaaaaagaaagagttgATGTGGTACACCTAACACACTTTACAACCCTTAATTCCATATATCATCTGAGGTTGGGGTTCTCTTCCTTAGCATCCAGACCCCAATCTTCATCAAACTGGTACCTCTATTTCATGTGCCCAATCACTCTTTCCTTTGCTATGTTGGCTTGCTTTTTTGGTCAAACATTTGTTGCCGAGACGAGTGTTTTCAAAATGCTCAATATGCAAACTTGGGTTATACCAAGATTCCATTCACAA TATCTGAATAAATATCAAAGGAAAACATTAAACAGGCTGATAGAAGATGCAATACTTGAGGCAGAGAAAAACGGAGTTAAGGTCTTAAGTTTGGGCCTTTTAAACCAG GGAGATAAACTGAATAAATATGGTGAGCTTTACATAAAGAGCAATACCAACCTTAAAATAAAGATTGTGGATGGAAGCAGCTTAGTGGTGGCCATTGTTGTTAACAGCATTCCCAAAGAAGCAacccaaattttaatttgtggtaAATTTAATAAGGTTTCCTATGCCATTGCCAATGCTTTATGTGAAAGGGGAATCAAG ATTACAACCATATACAACGATGATTATGAAAGACTTCAATCAAGAATCTCCACCAACTTCAAAAAGAACTTGGTTTTTCCTGGATCCTGTGCTGCAAAG ataTGGTTAGTGGGGGACCAATTTAACGAGGCTGAACAAAAGATGGCCCCAAAAGGAACATTGTTCATAcctttctctcaattctctccaaAGAAACTGCGTAAAGATTGCTTCTACCACATCACACCATCCATGGAAATTCCCTCTTCTTTATTGAATGTCCACTCTTGTGAG AATTGGCTGCCAAGAAGAGTGCTAAGTGCATGGCGTATCGCGGGAATAATGCATGCGTTGGAAGGTTGGGACGTTAATGAATGTGGAGACATGATGTTTAGCATTCACAAAATATGGGAAGCAAGTCTTCAATATGGGTTTAGGCCATTGAAGATTAATCATCCTTGCTTCAATCCATAA